One Tripterygium wilfordii isolate XIE 37 chromosome 10, ASM1340144v1, whole genome shotgun sequence DNA segment encodes these proteins:
- the LOC120007449 gene encoding receptor kinase-like protein Xa21 isoform X4, producing MLSGSIPGELGTLKNLHELYLGENNLTGTIPVSIGNMSALEEFIVPDNIFTGSFPSFMFNISSIEAFSLNDNSFTAYLPIDICLHWPRLEVLYLAGNQFIGRIPSTLPRHCTGLRWLDLSRNELNGSVPTEFGTLQKLEVLSLEKNYLTGTIPTCLGNISSLAKFSIASNNIRGGIPDEFTELTKLEVLNLQHNHLSGTIPRSLFNISSLTVISIVNNSISGDLPPNTGLWLPNLERMYLFNNQIGGSIPAYLSNSSKLFLLDISFNLFTGQIPSSLGNLPRLRFLYMEYNKLTRDPGFEELRFLTALTSCRFIERLSIENNRLGGVLPYSIGNFSDSLQTIDASENQIKGPIPESIGALRNLNYLVLGDNNLNGTIPPTIGNLRNLQRLHIYNTQIGGSIPEEMCNLRNLGELTLEDNRLTGPIPPCIGSLKDLQRLNLSNNSLTSSIPESFWTLENLIFMDLSSNSLSGNLSSEMKMSRVVEEMHISRNQITGKIPTILGTFESLNFLDLSKNSLYETIPESLGNLKSLEFLDLSYNNLSGLIPKSLESLNHLKYLNLSYNDLSGEVPNGGFFANVMAESFLANKELCGKLLLIPCSRQNSTTKHILLKYIVPTVAAVLVFVCLLCMLRAFKHKNKTSTLSSSESIQIPEHKLITYHELRHATNDFSEANLLGIGSYGSVYMGTIFDGTVVAIKVLNPKADGAFKSFDAECKVLRTTRHRNLVKIITSCSNPEFRALIMEYMSNGSLEKWLYSENRNLNLFQRINIMIDVATALDYLHYGQSEPVVHCDLKPSNILLDEDMVAHVGDFGIARILPKAEDAMHTKTLGTIGYVAPEYGLEGRVSIKGDMYSYGIMMLEIVTGKKPTDEMFIGEVSLRHWVSTSFPNTLLDVVDHVLKPNGNNVTDVDMIQGFLFSLLEMGLECSRETPEERIDVKDIVAKLTQIKLKILHIQRYRPVFLAS from the exons ATGTTAAGTGGTAGCATACCAGGGGAGTTGGGCACTTTAAAAAATCTTCATGAACTCTATCTTGGTGAAAACAATCTTACTGGCACCATCCCAGTTTCCATTGGAAATATGTCGGCGTTAGAGGAATTTATAGTGCCGGATAACATATTCACAGGTTCATTTCCATCATTCATGTTCAACATTTCCTCTATTGAAGCATTTAGTCTCAATGACAATAGCTTCACGGCCTATCTTCCAATTGATATTTGTCTCCACTGGCCTAGACTCGAGGTACTTTACCTTGCTGGCAACCAATTTATAGGTCGAATTCCATCTACTTTACCACGCCATTGCACAGGATTAAGATGGTTGGATCTCTCCAGAAACGAACTGAATGGAAGTGTGCCAACAGAATTCGGGACTTTACAAAAGCTCGAGGTGCTCTCTCTGGAAAAAAATTACTTGACTGGTACAATTCCAACTTGTTTGGGAAATATTTCGAGCCTAGCGAAGTTTTCAATTGCTAGCAACAACATTCGTGGAGGTATTCCTGACGAGTTTACGGAATTGACAAAGTTGGAGGTCCTGAATTTGCAGCACAATCACCTCAGTGGGACCATACCTCGTTCACTCTTCAACATTTCCTCTCTCACAGTTATTTCAATTGTGAACAATAGCATCTCGGGAGATCTTCCACCTAATACAGGGCTTTGGCTTCCGAATCTTGAACGAATGTATCTTTTTAACAATCAAATTGGTGGAAGCATCCCTGCTTATTTATCGAACTCATCGAAATTGTTTTTGTTGGACATATCCTTCAACTTGTTCACTGGACAAATACCTTCAAGTCTTGGGAATTTACCTCGTCTTCGCTTCCTCTATATGGAATACAATAAACTGACCAGAGACCCTGGATTTGAGGAGTTGAGGTTTCTTACTGCATTAACAAGTTGCCGGTTCATTGAAAGGTTGAGCATAGAGAATAATCGTCTTGGTGGTGTCCTACCATATTCCATTGGCAATTTTTCAGATTCTCTTCAAACGATTGATGCTTCCGAAAACCAGATAAAGGGTCCAATTCCTGAATCAATCGGTGCATTAAGAAATTTGAATTATTTGGTGTTAGGAGATAACAATCTCAACGGAACTATTCCACCAACTATTGGCAATTTGCGAAACTTACAGAGGTTGCATATCTATAACACCCAGATTGGAGGCTCTATCCCTGAAGAAATGTGTAATCTAAGAAACCTGGGAGAATTGACACTGGAAGATAACAGGCTCACCGGACCTATTCCACCTTGCATTGGATCACTTAAAGATCTTCAACGGCTAAATCTCAGCAACAACTCATTGACCTCATCAATTCCTGAAAGTTTTTGGAcccttgaaaatctcattttcatGGATTTATCAAGCAACTCCTTAAGTGGGAACCTATCTTCGGAAATGAAAATGTCAAGAGTCGTGGAAGAAATGCATATTTCTCGGAACCAAATCACGGGTAAAATTCCAACTATTCTCGGGACCTTTGAAAGCTTAAATTTCCTTGATCTGTCAAAGAACTCATTGTATGAAACTATTCCTGAGTCACTTGGTAACTTAAAATCACTAGAGTTCTTGGATCTCTCCTACAATAATTTATCTGGTCTTATTCCCAAGTCGCTCGAGTCACTCAATCATCTCAAATATTTGAATCTATCTTACAACGACTTATCAGGAGAGGTCCCAAATGGAGGATTTTTTGCTAATGTTATGGCAGAATCTTTTCTGGCAAATAAGGAGCTTTGCGGAAAATTATTACTAATACCTTGCTCTCGTCAAAATTCCACCACCAAACATATCCTGCTTAAGTACATTGTTCCAACTGTTGCAGCTGTGTTGGTCTTTGTTTGTCTACTATGCATGCTGAGAGCATTCAAACACAAGAACAAAACGAGTACTTTAAGTTCTTCGGAGTCGATACAAATACCTGAGCACAAATTGATTACATATCATGAACTTCGTCATGCTACAAATGACTTCTCTGAAGCCAATCTGCTCGGAATTGGGAGTTATGGTTCGGTCTATATGGGAACAATTTTTGATGGCACAGTTGTTGCTATAAAGGTTCTAAATCCAAAAGCAGATGGTGCATTCAAAAGTTTTGATGCAGAGTGTAAAGTATTGCGAACAACTCGACATAGGAACCTAGTTAAAATCATCACTTCTTGCTCAAATCCTGAGTTTAGAGCTTTGATTATGGAGTATATGTCGAATGGAAGCCTTGAGAAGTGGTTGTACTCCGAAAACCGCAACTTAAATCTCTTTCAACGGATTAACATTATGATTGATGTTGCAACAGCTTTAGATTATCTCCATTATGGTCAGTCAGAGCCGGTCGTACATTGTGATCTAAAGCCCAGCAATATCTTGCTAGATGAAGACATGGTCGCACATGTTGGTGATTTTGGCATAGCGAGAATTCTGCCAAAAGCTGAAGATGCAATGCATACCAAGACGTTAGGCACCATTGGCTATGTTGCACCTG AGTATGGCCTTGAGGGGCGTGTTTCCATAAAGGGTGACATGTACAGTTATGGGATAATGATGTTGGAGATAGTTACTGGGAAGAAACCCACAGATGAAATGTTTATTGGAGAAGTGAGCTTGAGACACTGGGTTAGCACATCATTTCCTAACACGTTGCTGGATGTTGTTGATCATGTTTTAAAGCCAAATGGAAACAATGTCACAGATGTTGACATGATAcaaggttttcttttttccctcttgGAAATGGGTCTCGAGTGTTCAAGAGAAACACCAGAGGAAAGAATCGATGTCAAAGACATAGTTGCCAAGCTTACCCAGATCAAGCTGAAGATTCTACACATCCAAAGATACCGTCCTGTGTTTCTTGCTTCATGA